In Rosa chinensis cultivar Old Blush chromosome 1, RchiOBHm-V2, whole genome shotgun sequence, a genomic segment contains:
- the LOC112200232 gene encoding disease resistance protein RUN1-like — protein sequence MESRIDDLLSNYIFAQLGGVRFIGIHGMRGIGKTTVARAIYDEICQGFYQSCFLSNVREMSKNNGLVSLQEKLLSSILMAKVENIEDEYTGAAMIDRRLCRIKVLVVIDDVDQLSQLEKLAGSRNWFDPGSRIIITTTDIQLLKGHDVDATYKAYGLNCDETLQLLSLKAFKKCSPPEDYLQLCYHILGYAQGLPSALVVLGSFLFGRSTDEWASAIDRLKNTPDKRIIDMLRISFDGLDEKDKEIFLHIACFYKGKDKDQVTQILDYCKLNPVIGLSVHHYLQQRTADA from the coding sequence ATGGAGTCCCGCATTGATGATTTATTAAGCAATTACATATTTGCGCAGCTTGGTGGGGTGCGTTTTATAGGGATCCATGGCATGCGGGGCATAGGTAAGACAACAGTTGCTCGAGCTATCTATGATGAAATTTGTCAGGGTTTTTACCAAAGCTGCTTTCTTTCCAATGTTAGAGAAATGTCTAAAAACAATGGCCTTGTTTCTCTACAAGAAAAACTTCTTTCCAGTATCCTGATGGCAAAAGTTGAAAATATAGAGGATGAATACACAGGAGCTGCTATGATAGATAGGCGGTTGTGTAGAATAAAGGTCCTTGTTGTTATTGATGATGTGGATCAGTTGTCACAATTAGAGAAATTGGCTGGAAGTCGCAACTGGTTTGATCCAGGCAGTAGAATTATCATAACCACCACAGATATTCAGTTGTTAAAGGGACATGATGTTGATGCTACGTACAAGGCTTATGGGTTAAACTGTGATGAAACACTgcaacttttgagtttgaaggcTTTTAAGAAGTGTTCCCCACCAGAAGATTATTTGCAACTGTGCTACCATATTTTAGGGTATGCTCAGGGGCTTCCGTCGGCTCTTGTGGTTTTAGGTTCTTTTCTATTTGGTAGAAGCACTGATGAATGGGCAAGTGCAATAGATAGGCTAAAGAACACACCAGATAAACGCATTATTGACATGCTTCGGATTAGTTTTGATGGCCTGGatgaaaaagacaaagaaatatTTCTACATATTGCTTGCTTTTACAAGGGGAAGGATAAGGATCAAGTGACACAAATACTAGACTATTGCAAGCTAAACCCAGTCATTGGTTTAAGTGTTCATCACTATCTCCAACAACGAACTGCCGATGCATGA